A window of the Nitrospiria bacterium genome harbors these coding sequences:
- a CDS encoding helix-turn-helix domain-containing protein, with protein sequence MKTRPKMMTVKEVAGYLSLSVKTIYRLVEEGTIPAFKIGGQWRFE encoded by the coding sequence ATGAAAACCCGCCCAAAAATGATGACGGTGAAGGAAGTTGCCGGTTATCTTTCTCTTAGTGTAAAAACCATTTACCGGTTGGTGGAGGAAGGGACCATTCCCGCTTTTAAGATCGGGGGTCAATGGCGGTTTGAATAA